A region from the uncultured Stenotrophomonas sp. genome encodes:
- a CDS encoding hypothetical protein (Evidence 5 : No homology to any previously reported sequences) — protein sequence MPRLPAMKLNTMIQPASRGRQMLRAQFRAAAQDGFSGPSPYHVQFLSIETICSKVLLQ from the coding sequence ATGCCGCGCCTGCCCGCGATGAAGCTGAATACGATGATTCAGCCTGCCTCGCGCGGCAGGCAGATGCTGCGCGCGCAATTCCGTGCTGCGGCGCAGGACGGCTTTTCCGGGCCGAGTCCTTACCATGTGCAATTCCTATCAATTGAAACCATCTGTTCGAAGGTGTTGCTGCAATGA
- the kynA gene encoding Tryptophan 2,3-dioxygenase: MTVEQNQRELEAGIHTDLQGRLTYGGYLCLDRLLSAQQPLSNPAHHDEMLFIIQHQTSELWLKLLDHELRAAMGHLQRDEVWQCRKVLARGKQVLRQLTEQWSVLETLTPSEYMGFRDVLGPSSGFQSLQYRCIEFLLGNKNADMLLVFGHDPDGQAKLRQALEAPSLYEEFLRYLARFGHAVPATYEGHDWTLPHVSDPALRPVFENIYRDTDRYWREYSLCEDFVDLESQFQLWRFRHMRTVMRIIGFKRGTGGSSGVGFLKQALELTFFPELFEVRTSIGVA, encoded by the coding sequence ATGACCGTAGAACAGAACCAGCGTGAGCTCGAAGCCGGCATCCATACCGACCTGCAGGGCCGGCTCACCTATGGCGGCTATCTGTGCCTGGACCGCTTGCTGTCGGCGCAGCAGCCGCTGTCGAACCCGGCGCACCACGACGAGATGCTGTTCATCATCCAGCACCAGACCTCGGAACTGTGGTTGAAGCTGTTGGACCACGAGCTGCGTGCGGCGATGGGCCACCTGCAGCGCGACGAGGTCTGGCAATGCCGCAAGGTGCTGGCGCGCGGCAAGCAGGTGCTGCGCCAGTTGACCGAGCAGTGGTCGGTGCTGGAGACCCTGACCCCGTCCGAATACATGGGTTTCCGTGACGTGCTGGGCCCGTCCTCGGGCTTCCAGTCGCTGCAGTACCGCTGCATCGAGTTCCTGCTGGGCAACAAGAACGCGGACATGCTGCTGGTGTTCGGGCACGACCCGGACGGGCAGGCGAAGCTGCGGCAGGCGCTGGAGGCGCCGAGCCTGTACGAGGAATTCCTGCGCTACCTGGCGCGCTTCGGCCATGCCGTCCCGGCCACCTATGAAGGCCATGACTGGACCCTGCCGCACGTCAGCGACCCGGCGCTGCGCCCGGTGTTCGAGAACATCTACCGCGACACCGACCGCTACTGGCGCGAGTATTCGCTGTGCGAGGATTTCGTGGATCTGGAGAGCCAGTTCCAGCTGTGGCGCTTCCGCCACATGCGCACGGTGATGCGAATCATCGGCTTCAAGCGCGGCACCGGCGGTTCCAGCGGCGTGGGCTTCCTGAAGCAGGCGCTGGAGCTGACCTTCTTCCCCGAGCTGTTCGAAGTGCGCACCAGCATCGGGGTGGCGTAG